TAAGACCAAACTCATCATCACTCGTAGGCCCTTATTAAACTGTCAAAGATTCCTCAAAGCAAAAAATTAATGTGACTGCTGCCACCATTAAATGTGATTTCTCTGAAATTCAATAATCTAAGAATCATTTCACTTCACATCAATATGACCTAGTTCTCTACTtcttgaaacaaaaaacaaaaaaaaattcaaaaattcaaaatactggAATCAGAGAAATTTTTCTTGATGGGTTTTTCCTTTTTAGggacaaaagaagaaatttcaaaatctaaTGGTGGATTTAAAATAGAAGATAGAAAAGATCAAACCTGAGGAGGGAGACCTAGGAGGATCTGTCGATCCAGTGGCCAtggccgagagagagagatacaggTAGAAAAAGGGAAGTAGCTGGAaagtaagagagaagagaggttgGTCTTTAAAAAACGCAGTTTAGACTATCTAAAGGGGTTACTTGCTGCAACTTTTAcaaatttggttgtttcttgtttgtttgagtTGTTAAGCCAATGTAGTAGGAGTAAGATGTGAATACCCTTAAGCCACGTAATCCGTTAGATTAAATTACAAAGTTACTAGACCCCGAAAATAGTGAAAAGGggtaaagtaaaaaatatgcaaagtttataaaacaaaagCATAACATATTCATTGCAAAATAATACGTacgtaaataaatatttttggtagGTGTATATCTGATTAGTGTTAGGTGTACCTTCTCCTCCATACGAAGTTGATGAATGTTGTAATTTGGGTGCCTTGACCTAGATGATGATTAagttaattaactaaatatagaaaatggtatcaaatataaatgaattccttttttagaaatttatagaaaataattaattaaatacgaaaatatatcaattaataatttaaaatgatgCGTGCACATGATATACTATTTATTCATTAATTGatttaagattaattaattaaataaaatacaacTTTTTCCAAACCGAGTTTATAAAATATGCAaagtttataaaacaaaagCATAACATGTTCATTGCAAAATAATACGTAGTTTTTGGGTAGGTGTATATCTGATTAGTGTTAGGTGTACCTTCTCCTCCATATACTGTATAACCTTTTTATAGTAAACaagacatcaatttttttttttttttttttttttttttttttttttttgagtttttttttatggttggAATTTGAAATCCTGACATACAGttggtttattatatagataAGTTGTATGTAATTATTAGCGCATGTCTCTTNggatttaaacaaaaatattttagccATGTTAGAAATGGACTTGATCTATAGATATttgccatgttttttttttgttttggttttaaatatttgcCATGTTAGAAATGGACTTTATTTAAACAACTTATTTTAGCCATGTTAGACATAGTTTACAAGTgacatttttaaataattaagtgGTTTTGAGTCTAAGTCTGTACATTTTCTCAAGTTAATAACCGaaatggtttatatattttatttataaatgttattGAACCGATATTTTCTAGGAGttgtctaaacttttttttatataaattgagCTATTTACGGTTGGTAAAATAGTATCGATGTCAATATGTATCTTATGAATTATGTAGAGCAAAGCTTAGCATCAAAAatgttccttatttttttatttacttatatctcaaaatcacaaaaaaatgaggtcgtatatatataatttactagATCAAGAGGTATTTAGTCTTAATATGTGAGTAGACTCATTTTGGTGACTAGAAAGTTTGTGGATATGTCTCTATATTTCTGGgtggacaaaaacaaaaggtaaaaaCTGAGATGAGAGAACAGTAAAAAAATAGCATTCCCTCCTAACAACATATTAGGAAATAGCTCCATAGAACTAAACAAGTAATGTATCATTTATGACGGTTGCTCATTAAAAATACATACAGCGATCGTTGCACCGTGAACATTTATGTAGTATATAGTACAACATTTATTACTACATAATTCTCAAGTCACGAGTCTATAACAATATCGTTTCTTCTTTTggaatttccttttctctttatataaaaataggTATCGTGAAAGTCCCAAAAATTCCCAACAAAGATAGTTGTAGATTCGTTGAGGACCGTTCTACTGACCCATCTTCTCCTCCCGTTATACACTCTCTATATATACGTAATGACTACAGAATCAAGTATAAACCACAAGATTCCTAAACAGGAAATTAATCAGAATCAACATGACACATCGTGCTGGTTTGGTAAACTGGggaacagaagcagaagcagaagcagaagaagagaaacaagaagCAAACGAAACTAAAAGCGATGGCGAGGAAGGTAGTGAAGATGATCTGTTCGAGATAGACCTGGAGGCAGTAAATGATCTGACGTCGTCTCCACCGTACGATTGGAAGAGATTTCCGGCAAGGACAGGCAGCGTTTTACTGGCCAACTGTCTGTTACCAGCTGCAGACATCTCTAGTGCAGTGCCGGCAACGTCAAAGGTTGGGagtgatttggtttggtttttagaGGGTTTCTTTCATCTTTAAAAACTAAGGGTTGACGCTTAATTTAGTGGTCTATACATGTCATGTGTTAAGGGACGAGTGTTTAATGGTTTATCACTATTTGATCATTTCATATTAGAGGATATAATGGAGGAATTAGGTGGTGTATATGGCTACATTTCGCAAAACACTGTAAAGGATATAACGACCCGCTTAAAGTTTGGTTTCTAGTTGTTCGGGTACTCAAGAACATGAGCATCTCTTAAGTACATCCATCACATTGATATATCtacattgtttgttttatgttcaaaaatcaaaatattgtgGAGAAACTGGTGGAACACACAAAAGTAGTTAGTTCCGTGAGTCAAGGTATAACTggcaaagaagagaaaaggttCCCAACAGCTTTCACGTTAAGCTCTAGCAAGACTGATAGAATTTGCCACATAAAAAAAGAGTTGCCTCCATCTAAGGCAGAGTCTCTTTATAAAGAGACTCTGCCTTAGATGGAGGCAACTCTTTTTTTATGTGGCAAATTCTATCAACAAAAGTAGAGGCAGTTCTAGAAAATGACATTAGGATGGATAGTAAACTGAAGCCAAGAGCACATTTCACACTATTTCTCTATTCGTGAACAAACCAAGTACCAAGTAACTCCTAGATGCTAATCAGAATTTCATTCGACTGTCTTTAGTTCCAAACTTCCCATCGGCCAAAATCTAAACAACATTTACTCCGCCTACTTTAAACCACAGTTTTTACGCAAATCCTAACAGTGTCAACCATTCCTAAAACTTCATACCAGACAAAGCAAAAGGAAGCATATTAAGCTCTTATCAATAAAACAATATGTTCTGCATCGGCTCTCAGCGCATTCAATCCCGAACAAGCTATGCCAAAAGAATGTCTAAGAGcacaaacaaatcaatgaaATCGTATAAATTAATTCTTAAGTAAACACCTCGTAGATCAAGTGAAAAAGATACACAAACATTGAATCAAATTTCTTCTTAAACATGTTTCTAAATTTatcccccaaaaaaaataaaaaataaaaaagccttTACACCTTCGCAGCTATTCCCACCCAATTCATCAACCTCACATCAAAGAACTTATAgcaacaaatttttgttttgctacTCGCTAATGGCATCAGAAGATTTTACCAAACTATCAATATTCAAAAAAAGCCATAACAGAAAAGGACACTCACTCAGAATATAACAAGAAGAGAGAATAAAGTATAGATCAAGAAACAAGCGTACGCGATCAAGCCACGATGCTCTTCTCCACCATCAGCGAGCGATACAACCAAAGTAGAACAAGCCCTAGTTGACCACAAAACGAACACCCCAGCAAGCACGTACTTAACCGGCCCAGCTCCCTGCGGAACGAACAACGACACCGCAGATAAAACCACCACCGGAAGCAAACAGTATCCAACCAAGCTCGTACACGTATGGAGATTAAGGTTCCCGTTTCGACCAGCAAGCATGTTGAATACGACGTATAAGAAGATTGACGAGACGACGATCCATCCAAGTATAACACCGAACTGGATCTTACCAGCTAACAACTGAAACAAGCAAAGCGCGAGGTATAGAAAGATCGGACCTGATAGATCTGAATCCTTATGAACAGTTTGGTTAATCCGAAAAGGATTTAGAATCGATCTAGTCTTCTTCCAGATTTGATCTGGATGTATACCGAGCTCGTCAAGCAGAGGCTCCTCGTCTTCAAACGACGgcgaaccaccaccaccaccgccgaaAGACGATGATGAAGCGATTGTGCCGCCGAATGGTCCGGCTGTTGTAGCGGATGACGCGGCTGCGGATCCCATGTTGAACGACAAGAAAGGGATCTGGGAAGATGATTGAGGAGGCGGCTGTTGAAACGGAATCGCTGAGAATCTTCGTTGCTGGACATTAGCACCGCCTGAAGATCCACCGGTTGGGAAAACTACAGGTGGAACTGCGAAATCCttcgtcatcttcttcgacAAAATTAGTAACAAGattcgaaattagggtttcacgATTTGGATCAATTGCGAGAAAAAAAATTCCCTTTTTTCTTGATAGTGAAGCGTACAGGGTACAAAGACAGCTTTTAGAAGAAGGCGCGTGAGGGTAGTTTCGTCAGTCTATATAGTTTTATGACGAGAGATAACCACTAGTCTTCTTCGGAATTGGTTTGTTGACGTATATGTATGCTGTGATATTACCATTGTATCCTCTTTTTATAAGCAAATAATTTTTGAAGGGCCCAATGGATCTCATCGGCCCAGTAAAATATTCGATAACGTGGCAGGGTGTAATTCGTTGAAGACCCGCCGGTCTAAGATTCAACCAGCGGTGACTTCGACTAGAcggtgacttttttttttgccgggGCTTCCTCCGCGAGCGAGCTCCTTCGTTCCCAATTGATTATGGCCGTCGATGGGGAGAGTGTCTCGATGCCGATGGCGGTTTCTGCCTGCGTCGCTATGGCGCTATTCTACGTTTTGATTCTTTATGCTCCCACCGTGATTCTCCGTCTCCCGTCGGCGTCTTCTTATTTAGAATATATGATTCGGAGATTTATCTGCGCGGCTATATCTACTGTAGCGTCTCTCGTCTTCACAGCTTTTGTACTCCCGGTAAGCTTCTCTCTGGAAGTCCTATTTCACGATTTGAAAGTAAAGTCTCCGTTGAATCTGTAGTAATCGAACTAAGTCATATCTAAACGAAGCTAGTTACATAGTATTAATAAGTTTCAAGATAGCCGCAGTGTCTGTGTACTCGATGAAAACTAGATGCATTTGGTTGATGTATGTGTTAATGGTTCTTCATTTAGAATGGTACACCAACAGATTCATGGCTATGATATGTGTTTGGTACAATGCAACACTAGATACAAGACTCACTGAAACTTGTCTTTTCTTGTTTGCTCGAGTGATGTTAGATTAGAAGCTGGGAGGCATCTGTTTATGGCATAAGGACTGATCATCTGGTAAGTAAGTTCTTTGTCTCACTGTGTTTAGTCGTAGCTTATTGTACACTGGTGATAGTTGAATAGGCGGTTTGCTTGTTTACACTTTCCAtcttttaaggttttgttttgtgatatcaaACAGTGGCAAGGAGTAGTGTATCCTCTTCTGTTGACCTCTCTCATTTATGCCGGATCTTTGGTCTCGAAATTGTTATTGCTCCTGGAATCATGGAAGGAGACTGGTGGAGGGTGTAGCTCCATTAATAACATCAATAGCTTTGTCCAAACAATCCCTGCTTTGGTAGTGACGGGTGCTTCTAATGTTTCCGTTTGGCGCAATTTCATCGTGGTAATCATCTGTTGGCCATCTCTTTTAGCTTAACTGTCAATTCTGTACTGAAAGTCTGAGACTGGATAAGACATGAATATACTAATTAGCTTAACTGTCAATTTTATATGCATAAGACGAAATCGAAAAACTTATGGTCTGTTAGATTTGGCATTTCTTGTGATTTGCAGGCACCAGTAACCGAGGAACTTGTTTTCCGAGCTTGTATGATACCTTTGCTTCTGTGTGCTGGATTTAAGATTTATAGCGCCATCTTTCTCTGCCCAATTCTCTTTAGCTTGGGTTTGTTTCGTTGTCTCTCTATGAATGACAGTTTACAACTCCAGTGAGATGAAAATTGGTGGATTTTTCTGACTTTTGGATGTTCTGTGCAGCCCACTTGAACCATTTTAGAGAGATGTACATCAGGCATAACCGCAGCTATCTCAGGGCTTCACTGATTGTTGGTATGTCCCAGTTTAATCTATGCCATccttaaattataattataattgctTTGTTAATAAGTCCTGAGCTTCACTTGTCCGTTGATCAGGTCTTCAGCTTGGTTACACAGTCATTTTTGGTGCATATGCATCTTTTCTCTTCATCAGAACCGGTACGTTTCTCGCATTTATATTCGTTACATGTAAATAGGAGCCCTTCTAATATTTGGCCTTGATGATGATGTCTCCTACATTGCGTAATATTGACAGGACATCTCGTTGCTCCTTTATTTGCTCATATATTCTGCAACTACATGGGATTGCCTGTGCTATACGCAAGAGGAAAAGGTAAGACATAAATTTCAAGGTTGTTTGTTTAACAAATGCAGATACAGAAGAATTAAGCTAAAAAGATGGTCATGGTTCTTCTCTCAGGTTTGGTGAGTGTGGCGTTCTTAGTCGGTGTGGTTGGGTTCGTCTCACTTCTCTTTCCTTTAACAAAGCCTCTCATGTACAATGACAGAACCGACGATTGCCCATGTTGGTTTGGCTATTGTTTGTGGAATTGAACACATCCTCCGAGTTTACGTTTTCAAATTTCCACTGATCATGTCTCGGAATCCATTTGGACAAACACAGTATTTAAATCATGGTCTTTACTGCAAGCTAATGTTCTTGATAGCTTATGTAGTTTTACTTTTGTAAATATTGACTTCTGTAATTAGACAAAAACAATCGAAAATTAAAATGGTTAGTCTCTCCTAATTCCAAAATTAGTGTGGCTAATTTGTCCCATTTTTTCCGGTAATACTCCTAGAGAGAGctagagaggaagaaggataaTCAACATCACAAACCATCACAAACTATATTGTCCAATGTCAATATGccaaaattcatttatttttttttttttaaatagagaaACAATGATTAGAAATTGAACGGAGGTCCATAATCTTACATCAGAGAGATTCAGAAGATGATGTCTTGCATGATCTTCCAAAGAGATTTTTGAGGGGTAATCATCAAACGGAATAATTTTCTgcagattattttttcaaagttGACTTTCAAAGTCTGAGTTTACCATGATGATATTCACTTAGATGTTacgaaaattatgtttttagattCGTAGGTGTCTCTGTAATTTTCTCACCAGCACTTGAGTGAGTTCTATGCCACATCCCTACGAAATTTAAAGCTGGTTTGGATTTATCATTTATAGGTCAAGAAATTGATGTGTACTCCAATATTTTGCTTGTGTGAACTTAACACGGTGATCTCCTTCAGAAAGGCATATCGGTACTCCCTATATTGTAATAGATTCACTAGTTTTATATTTCTGGATGATTCAAAAAAGTTGAAGACTAAATACTACTCCCTCTATcacacaaagattgatgtttgggatatttttttgtcccataAAGATTGATGNTTACTTTTGTAAATATTGACTTCTGTAATTAGACAAAAACAATCGAAAATTAAAATGGTTAGTCTCTCCTAATTCCAAAATTAGTGTGGCTAATTTGTCCCATTTTTTCCGGTAATACTCCTAGAGAGAGctagagaggaagaaggataaTCAACATCACAAACCATCACAAACTATATTGTCCAATGTCAATATGccaaaattcatttatttttttttttttaaatagagaaACAATGATTAGAAATTGAACGGAGGTCCATAATCTTACATCAGAGAGATTCAGAAGATGATGTCTTGCATGATCTTCCAAAGAGATTTTTGAGGGGTAATCATCAAACGGAATAATTTTCTgcagattattttttcaaagttGACTTTCAAAGTCTGAGTTTACCATGATGATATTCACTTAGATGTTacgaaaattatgtttttagattCGTAGGTGTCTCTGTAATTTTCTCACCAGCACTTGAGTGAGTTCTATGCCACATCCCTACGAAATTTAAAGCTGGTTTGGATTTATCATTTATAGGTCAAGAAATTGATGTGTACTCCAATATTTTGCTTGTGTGAACTTAACACGGTGATCTCCTTCAGAAAGGCATATCGGTACTCCCTATATTGTAATAGATTCACTAGTTTTATATTTCTGGATGATTCAAAAAAGTTGAAGACTAAATACTACTCCCTCTATcacacaaagattgatgtttgggatatttttttgtcccataaagattgatgttttgtaaacttcaagaagtaattattgaaaatatttaaaattttgaattgttattggtttaaaattaaataatatctctttagtcaaaaaaatatatatttaaactcaataatcattgttttcttaaaatgtgtaaaagattctaaacatcaatcttttagatTCATAAaccaaatgttttaaaaggaggcaataattaacattttaatatgCACATGATCTAATAAATACAGTCAATAGGATATAACTTTGATCACGTGAT
The sequence above is drawn from the Camelina sativa cultivar DH55 chromosome 4, Cs, whole genome shotgun sequence genome and encodes:
- the LOC104782044 gene encoding protein YIPF5 homolog, producing the protein MTKDFAVPPVVFPTGGSSGGANVQQRRFSAIPFQQPPPQSSSQIPFLSFNMGSAAASSATTAGPFGGTIASSSSFGGGGGGSPSFEDEEPLLDELGIHPDQIWKKTRSILNPFRINQTVHKDSDLSGPIFLYLALCLFQLLAGKIQFGVILGWIVVSSIFLYVVFNMLAGRNGNLNLHTCTSLVGYCLLPVVVLSAVSLFVPQGAGPVKYVLAGVFVLWSTRACSTLVVSLADGGEEHRGLIAYACFLIYTLFSLLVIF
- the LOC104782046 gene encoding CAAX prenyl protease 2 is translated as MAVDGESVSMPMAVSACVAMALFYVLILYAPTVILRLPSASSYLEYMIRRFICAAISTVASLVFTAFVLPIRSWEASVYGIRTDHLWQGVVYPLLLTSLIYAGSLVSKLLLLLESWKETGGGCSSINNINSFVQTIPALVVTGASNVSVWRNFIVAPVTEELVFRACMIPLLLCAGFKIYSAIFLCPILFSLAHLNHFREMYIRHNRSYLRASLIVGLQLGYTVIFGAYASFLFIRTGHLVAPLFAHIFCNYMGLPVLYARGKGLVSVAFLVGVVGFVSLLFPLTKPLMYNDRTDDCPCWFGYCLWN